The genomic DNA CAGCATCCGGTCGACGTGGATCGGCTCGGCGGCGATCACCAGGTCGGCGCCCGCGATCTCGTCCGCGGTGACCTGGTGCGCCGCGTGGTCGTCCGCGCGGTAGCCGTGCGCGCTCAGCACGCGCCGGGCCCGGGGGTCGATGGGCGCCCCGATCTCCTCGCGGCTGGTCGCGGCGCTGGTGAACTCCACGCCCTCGAGGCCCGCGTCCGCCGCCATCCGCTCGGCGACGCGCTCGGCGATGGGGGAGCGGCAGATGTTGCCCCAGCAGACGAAGACGACCCGGACCGGCCCGGACCCCGTGGAACCGCTCGAGGCGGTCACGCCCGGGTGCCGCGCAGGCGGCGCGGCGGCTGGTTGCGGTCGGGCAGGAAGGCGTTCAGCACGAAGCTCACGACCGACACGATGATCGCGCCCAGCAGCGCGGTCCAGAAGCCGTCGACGTACCAGCCGATGCCGATCTGGCCGGCCACCCACGACGTGAGCAGCAGCATCAGCGCGTTGATGACGAGCAGGAAGAGCCCGAGCGTCAGCAGCACGATGCAGGCGGTGACCGCGGTGAAGACGGGCTTCACGACCGCGTTGACCACGCCGAAGATCAGAGCGACGACGAGCAGGACGAGCACCTTGTCACCGGTGCCGGACGCCGTCAGCTGGATGCCGGCGAGGAGCCAGGTGGCGACGGCGAGGGCGGCCGCGTTGGCGACGAGCCGGAGGAGGAAGCGCACGCGACCATTCTTCCAGCCCTGCCCGTCGCCGGACCGGCGTCGTCGCCGTGCTGGACGAGGGTGTCCGAGGCCCCGCGGCGGCCCGCCGCGACCGTGAGGTCGGACGGGCCACCGGGTCTCTCGGCCCCGGCCGGGTCGACTCGGCGTCCCCCGACGCGCGCCTGTCGCCAGGCTGGGGCAGCTCCGTGGACCGAGGTGAAGCAGCGAGACGCTCGTCAACGTACGCGAACCGTGACCGCGAGGGGCGCTTCTCGGGGCGCGTCTCGTCGGAGGGCCTGAATTCACACTTCCCTGCCCCCGCTGGGATCCAGGGCACCGCGGGGGAGCGGTGCAGGACCGTGGGAGCAGCCGCCAGGGGGCCGAGGCCTAGGGTCGAGGGCATGCACATCGTCGTCACGGGTGGGTCCGGCAAGCTCGGCGGGGTCGTGGTGGAGCACCTGCTCTCCCTCGGCCACCAGGTCACGAACGTCGACGCGAAGCCGGTGCCCGACGGGGGCCTCGGCGCGGGCGCGCGGTTCCTGCGGATCGACCTGACCGACTACGGCCAGGTCGTCGAGGCGCTCACCGGGATCGACGACGCGTACACGTCCGTGGACGCCGTCGTCCACCTCGCCGCGATCCCGGCGCCGGGGCTGACGGCCAACGCCGCGACGTTCGGCAACAACGTGCCCTCGACGTTCCACGTCTTCCAGGCCGCCAAGCTGGCGGGCATCCACAAGGTCGTCTGGGCCTCGAGCGAGACGGTGCTCGGGCTGCCCTTCGACGCCCCGCCCGCGTACGTGCCCGTCGACGAGGCCGTGCACGAGCCCAACTCGACCTACTCGCTCGGCAAGGTCGTCGAGGAGGCGATGGCGGCGCAGTTCTGCCGCTGGGACCCGGGGCTGTCGATGGTCGGGCTGCGTTTCTCCAACGTCATGCGCGTCGAGGACTACGCCGACTTCGGCGGCTACACCGCCGACCAGCGCCGGTTCAACCTCTGGTCCTACATCGACGCGCGCGACGCGGCCCAGGCCGTCGAGCTCGCGCTCGCGTACGAGCCGCGGGGCATGGAGGTCTTCGTCATCGCCTCGCCCGACGTGGTGCCGCACGTGCCGGTCGAGCAGCTGCTCCGGGAGCGGTTCGGGGAGGTCGAGCACACCCGCGAGCTCGGCGAGTACGAGTCGCCGCTGAGCATCGACAAGGCCCGTTCCCTGCTCGGCTACGACCCCCAGCACAGCTGGCGCGACCACACGGAGCAGGGAGCCTGACGAGGGCGCTCCGCAGGTGGTCCGCCGCGTGAGGTAGGCAGGAGCCATGGACTACGTGAAGCTCGGCAGCACCGGCCTGGACGTCTCCCCGATCTGCCTCGGCTGCATGACGTACGGCGACCCCGCCCGCGGCAACCACGCCTGGTCGCTGCCCGAGGACCAGTCGCGCCCGTTCTTCGAGCGGGCCGTCGAGGCGGGGATCAACTTCTTCGACACCGCCGACGCCTACTCCGACGGCTCCAGCGAGGAGATCACCGGACGCGCGCTGAAGAAGCTCATCCCGCGCGAGGACCTCGTGCTCGCGACGAAGGTCTTCAACCCGATGCGCCCCGGCCGACCTAACGGCCGCGGCCTGTCGCGCAAGGCGATCCTCACGGGCATCGACGCCTCGCTGACCCGGCTCGGCATGGACCACGTGGACCTCTACCAGATCCACCGCTGGGACTACGGCACGCCGATCGAGGAGACGATGGAGGCCCTCCACGACGTCGTGAAGTCGGGCAAGGCCCGCTACATCGGCGCCTCCTCGATGTACGCGTGGCAGTTCCAGAAGGCCCAGAACATCGCGCTCACCAACGGCTGGACGCCCTTCGTGACGATGCAGGACCACTACAACCTCCTCGCCCGCGAGGAGGAGCGCGAGATGCTGCCGTACTGCCTCGACTCCGGCGTCGGCGTCATCCCCTGGAGCCCGCTGGCCCGCGGCAAGCTCACCCGCGCCTGGGACTCCGAGACGAGCCGCAGCGAGACCGACGAGTTCGGCAAGACGCTCTACGCCGACACCGACCGCGAGATCGTCCAGGCCGTGCTCGACGTGGCGCAGGCCCGCGGCGCGGCCCCGGCGAGCGTCGCCCTCGCCTGGGTCATGCGCCACCCGGCGGTGTCCTCGCCCATCGTCGGCGCCTCCAAGCCTCACCACCTCGACGACGCCCTCGCCGCGATCGACCTCGAGCTCACCGACGACGAGGTCGCGACCCTCGAGGCCTCCTACACCCCGCGCGACAACTCCGGGTTCCAGTGAGCCGCTGAGCCCGGACCTCGCACCCCTTCTCGCTCCTCGCACCCTTTCCGGCTCTTCGCACCGGGTCTGCCCGGTGCGAAGAGCGACAAGGGGTGCGAGGTCGCGTGACACGGGGTCAGGCCATCGGACGGCCGATCGCGAACGCGGCTCGCAGCCGCTGGGCCAACCTCTCCGGGTGATCCAGGTCCATCCAGGTCCAGCGCACGACGACCCAGCCGAGGCGTCGGATCGCGTCCTCGCGGAGCTTCTCCGACCACAGCACCTCCTCCAGGTCGGCCTTCGCGCCGAGCGCGCGCCCGTACTTGACCCGTCCGTCGAACTCGCCCACCACGCCGAGCGCCGCCCAGCCGAGGTCGACGCGCGCGACGAAGGCGCCGGCAGCGTCGTGGAGCACGAGCTGCGGCTCCGGAGCAGGGACGCCGACCTGCGCCAGGAGGACCCGGCTCACCGACTCGCCAGGGCTCTCCGACCTGGCGTCGAGGAAGGCGAGGGCCCGCCGGGCCGCCGCGACGCCGTGGCGTCCTGCCGCGTGCTCGACGGCCCCGACGAGGGCGGCGAGCGGTACGCCCGTGCGGAGGACCGCGTCCCCGAGCGTGACGTTCGTCGTCATCGGATGCGCCCGCGCGACGTCGACGAATGTCCGAGGCACCGTCGTCAACGTGATGCCGTCACGGCTGGTGACCTCGTTCGGGGCCAGGGGCGTGCCGTGGACCTGCACCCAGCGTCGAGCGCGTCCGCCGCCTTCACGGTCGCGCGTCACGTGGACGCGCGAGAGGTCCGCGTACGGGACCGGGAGACCGTGGACGACCGCCGCTGACACGTGGCTGACCACAGCGCCAGCGCCGATCTGGCCGGTCGTCGCCTCGACGAGCCGTCGGTGGGCGGCGGTGCGGTCGAGCTCAACAGCGGACGAGACGTAGGCGCCCCGCCGTACGGGCACGAGCGCCCCGGCACGCCGGAGCCGACGGATCTCGTCAGCCGCGAAGCCGTTCCGAAGGAGCTGGGCGTGGGTCTTGACCTCGGTCACGCGCCGAGCCGACCACGCTTCTCGCTCCTCCGCACCACCCGGAACCGCGACCTGTGGACAAGCCCGGCCCGTTCATCGACCTGTGGATGGCCGGCCGCCGCGCCCTGATCCGGTCGTTGCACCTCTTCTCGCTCTTCGCACCGTGCAGACCCGGTGCGAAGAGCGATAGAGGGTGCGAGGACCGAGAGGGGGTCCGAGGGGTGCGGAACCCGTCACACGTTCGCGCGCTCGGCGCCGAGCGTGGTGTCGTCGCCGTGGCCGGTCTTGACGACGGTGTCGTCGGGGAGGGCGAAGAGGCGCTCGCGGATGGACGCGACCAGCACGTCCTTGTCGCTGAACGAGCGGCCTGTCGCCCCCGGGCCGCCGTTGAACAGCGTGTCGCCGGTGAAGAGCACGCCGAGGTCGCGGGCGTAGAGGCAGACGCCGCCGGGGGAGTGCCCCGGCGTGGCGATCACCTGGAGCGAGGTGCCCGCGACCGCGATCGTCTGGCCGTCGACGAGCTCGCCGTCCGGGTCCTGGTCGTGGGTGAGGTGCCAGACCTCGGACTCGGCGGGGTTCAGCAGGACGGGCGCCCCGGTGACGTGCCCGAGGTCCGGGGCGAACCGCACGTGGTCGTCGTGGCCGTGCGTGCAGACGATCGCCACGACGCGGCGCGTGCCGACCACGCCGAGGATCGCCTCGACGTCGTGCGGCGCGTCGATCACGACGCACTCGGCGTCGTCGCCGACGACCCAGACGTTGTTGTCGACGTCGTAGGTCTGCCCGTCGAGGCTGAAGGTCCCCGACGTCACGGTGTGGTCGACGCGCGCGGTCACGCCCCCACCTCGTCGGTGGCCGGGGAGTTCGTCCGGCCGCCGATCGCGACGGGCGAGGTGTCGTCGAGCACGACCACCGAGCGGAGCACGTCGCCGGTCTTCATCCGCAGGAAGGCCTCGTCGACGTCGTCGATCCCGATCTCCTCGGTCACGAAGGTGTCGAGCGGGAGCCGGCCCTGCAGGTAGAGGTCGATGAGCATCGGGAAGTCGCGGTCGGGCAGGCAGTCGCCGTACCAGCTCGACTTCAGCGAACCGCCACGCCCGAAGACGTCGAGCAGCGGCAGCTCGAGCTTCATGTCCGGCGTCGGAACCCCGACGAGCACGACGGTCCCGGCGAGGTCGCGGCCGTAGAAGGCCTGGAGCCAGGTCTCGGGCCGGCCGACCGCGTCGATGACGACGTCAGGACCGAACCCGCCGGTCAGCGCCTGCATCGCCTCGACTGCGTCGGCGTCCTTCGCGTTCACCGCCTCGGTCGCACCCAGCGCACGGGCGACGGCGAGCTTCCGCTCGTCCACGTCGATCGCGATGATCGTCCCCGCGCCGGCCAGGCTGGCGCCGGCGATGGCCGCGGCCCCCACGCCGCCGCAGCCGATCACCGCGACCGAGTCGCCGCGGGTCACGCCGCCGGTGTTGATCGCCGCGCCCAGGCCGGCCATCACGCCGCAGCCGAGCAGCCCGGCGGCCGCGGGACGGGCCCGCGGGTCGACCTTGGTGCACTGGCCCGCGGCGACGAGCGTCTTGTCGATGAACGCGCCGATGCCGAGCGCCGGGGACAGCTCGGTGCCGTCCTCCAGCGTCATCTTCTGCGTCGCGTTGAAGGTGTTGAAGCAGTACCAGGGCCGACCGCGCCGGCAGGCCCGGCAGGTGCCGCAGACGGCCCGCCAGTTGAGGATGACGTAGTCGCCGGGCTCGAGGTCGCGCACGTCGTCGCCGACCTGCTCGACGATGCCGGCGGCCTCGTGACCGAGCAGGTACGGGTAGTCGTCGCCGATCCCGCCCTCGCGGTAGTGCAGGTCGGTGTGGCACACCCCGCACGTCAGGACGCGGACGACGGCCTCGCCCGGGCCCGCGTCGGGCACGTTGATGGTCACCTTCTCGACCGGCGCACCCTTGCTCCGCGCGATGATCCCCTGCACCTGCTGAGGCACGTGACCTCTCCCTCCGCTGCCGAACCGTCCGGTCATCGTAGGGCGAGGGCCCGGCCGGCCCACGGCGCGCGTGATCCGGTCGAGCACCGAGCGAACCCCGCCGTACGGGTCCGGGCGGACCCCGCGTCCCTTACCTTGGTGCCCCGTTCGCCGGTCGAGGGTCGAGGAGGGCAGTGCGCACCGACCACCCGTTCGCGCGCGCCGGCTCGGCCTTCCTGGGCGACGTCGTCGTCCTCGTCCGCGACACGCTCACCGTCTTCTGGCGGCTGTTCCCGCAGATCATGGCCGTCTTCCTGCTCGGCTGGCTCGGGGACGCGGTCGCCGTCCGGGTCGCCGCGATCGTCGGCGACACCAGCGGCTGGGCCGCGGTGGTCGTCTTCTCGTCGAGCTTCCTCTTCACCCTCGTCGCGGTCGTGGTCATCCTGCGGCTCTGCGGCGAGGAGCTCGGCATCCGGGCACTCGTGCCCCGCACCGCCGACGGGGGTGAGGAGGACGACGGACGCGACCGCAGCCTGAGCCGGCTCGTGGCGGTGACGCTGCTGCCCTTCCTCGGCCTCTACTCCGCCTTCGGCCTCGTCAACGACAAGGCCGGCCAGCTCGCCAACGAGCAGACCTTCCGCGGCGGCGTGCTGAACGGCGGCCCCTCGGTGCTCTCGTCCGTACGCGGCCTGGCGACGGAGCACCCGTGGTGGATGGTCGCCCTGCTCGTCGGCCTCTACGTGCTGCGCCGCGTCGTCGACCACCTGCACGAGCGCACCGGGGTCGGCCTGCTCGGCATCCTCACCGCCGTCGTCGAGTCGTTCTTCATCCTCGTCGTGATCTTCGGCGGCTTCGTGCTGCTCGCCCGGCCGCGCCGCTGGCTCGAGGACCGCGCGGTGGCGGCCTGGTGGTCCGAGCTCGGACGGACGGTGGAGAACGCCCTGGCCGCGCTCCACCTCGAGCTGCCCGCGCTGCTCGAGCGGCTCGGCGGCTTCCTCGCCCGCGAGGCCTGGCCCGTCTTCTGGACCGTGGTCTCGCAGCCGATCATCTGGCTGGCCGTCGCCGCCCTGGTCTACGGGTCGCGGGTCCTCTCGCTCGCCGACCTGTGGCGCCGCGGCCAGCCCGCGGCCGCCCGCGTGGTCGGGGCGTCGCGCTTCGACCGGCGCAGCGACAAGCGCGCGCTCCGCCCGGCGGCCCCGCCCGGGGTGGCCCGCGTCGGCAGCGAGGTGCGCGAGGCGTTCCTCGGCGACATCGACGACAAGTACCTGCCGACCTTCCACTCGATCTGGCTGGTGCTGCGCGCCGGCGTGCGCTTCCTCGGCGCGTTCGTGCTCGTCTACACCGCGGTCCTCGTCGCGCAGAACACCGTGCGCCGCATCTACCTGTCGGTCCTCGGCGGCCACGACATCGACTTCTGGTACCGCCTCGGCCCGGTCCTCGACCTCGTCGACGACGTGCCCTGGGAGCCGCTGCGCCTCTGCCTGCTCGCCGTCGCCTTCCGCCGGTGCCTCGAGCTCTTCCACCAGCGCAGCGACGCGGAGGCGGCGGGTCCGGCCGCGGTCGCGCCCGCGGCACCGGCACCTACCAGCACCGTTGCCCCGGCAGGAGCGGGCGCATGAGCGCGACCCCCGCGTCCCCCCGTACGGGCCCCCGCACCGTCGGGCGCTCCCGCGTCGTCGGGGTCGTGCTCGCGATCCTCCTCGTCACCCTCGCCGCCGTCGCCTACCGCCTGAGCGACCCCGGCGCCTCGGAGCAGTACGCCTCCTCCGACCTCGTGCGCGCCCCGCTCGACGTCGCCACGGGCTACCAGTCGGGCCGCGTCGTGGTCAGCGACGTGCGAGTCGCCTCCGAGCTCACGGAGGGTGACGACACCTTCCGCACGGAGGGGCTCTTCGTCGTCGTCCACCTGGCCGTGCAGGCGCCCGGCCGCGACGAGGTCACGGTCTCGGGCAGCCGGCTGCTGAGCCGCGAGGGGACCACCTACCGGCCGGCCTTCTCCCTCGGCACCATCACCAAGGCCGAGCCCGGCTTCGAGACCTCCCGCGACCTGGTCTTCGAGGTCGACCCCGCCCGCATCGACGGCCTCACCCTCGAGCTGTGGGACCAGGGCCTCACCTACCGCTACTTCGACCGGACCCAGACCCCGCTCGGCATCACCGCGGCCAACGCCGCGCAGTGGCGCGAGGCCGGGACCGGCCGCACGGTCGAGGTGCTCCGCGACGACCTCGTGCAGGCGCTCGCGTGAGCGGCCCTGCGGCCGCGCCGGCTCCCCACTCGTCCGCCGCGCCGCGCGCGGTGCCCGACGAGGGCCGGGCCCGGGCCTGGCTGAGTGCGGCAGGAGCGTTCCTGCTCGTCCTGCTCTTCGTCGTCGTCGAGCTGACCTACTCCTCGACGCACCTGCCGCCGCCGCGCTACCGACCGGTCGCCGCCGGCGCGGTCGCCGAGGGCCCGCACGCCGACTTCCGGCTGCTGAGCCTGCGGCAGACCGAGCGCTGGGGGACCGAGAGCGGCGCGCCGGGCTCGCCCGAGCCCGGGGCGGTCTGGGTCGTGGCGCAGCTCGAGGTCACCCCGCGCGAGAAGCAGGACTACCTGCTCTGCACCATGACGCTCGTGTCGGCCTCGGGTCGTGCCTGGGAGCCCGTCGGGATCGGACCGACCCACGAGGGCGAGTCGTGCGCGCCCGAGCCGGAGGCCGCGGTGGTCGGCACGACGTACCCCTTCGTGCTCGGCTTCGAGGTCCCCGCCGCCGATGCCGACGACCTGGCCGGGCTGGCGCTGGAGACCTACAGCTGGCGGGCCTCGCCGCTGCTGCGGCCGCCGGCCTGAGGTCGGCAGGACTCCGCTGCGGCGGTGCGGGGACGCCAACCCCTTCGGGGCCCTTCGACAGGCTCAGGGAGCGTCAGCCCCGTTGCCCTGCGACGGGCTCGGGGGCGTCCAGCGGGCTCAGTACTCGGTGTCGGGGAGCCGCTCGAGCGGCACGGTCATGGTCGAGGCCTCCGCCGTCGCACGCCAGCCGAGCTCGTCGCTGAAGAGGTAGGGCGTCGTGTACTCCTGCTGGAAGACCGCGAGCAGGATGCTGTCGCCCGGCTCCACCGCGAAGCGGAAGGTCAGCGTCACCGGCACGGCCGGCAGGCCCGGGGTCAGGTTGGCGATCCGGTCGAACCCGCTGCCGTCGCCGATCCCGACGGACCGCACCGCCTGGGACTCGCCCGTGCCGAGGTCCTTGGCGTAGAGGAAGCCGTTGTCACCCGTGCCCGGCGCGATGCTCGTGGTGCCGGTCGTCCGCGCGGTGCCGCGGGCGACGACGTCCCAGGTGTCCTCCGAGGTCCGGTGCTGCAGCGTCGCGGAGGTCAGGCTGATCTCGTACGGGCCGGTGGTGATCACCGAGCCCACGGCGACGGGCGTGATCAGGTCCGTGCGCCGCTCGAACCCGCCGAGCAGGGCGACGACGGCCACGACGACGACCAGCACGGCGGCGACGCCGGCGGTGATCAACCGCCCTCGCCGCAGCCGCGCGCGGGCCTCGTCGGCCTCGCGCTCGGCGTCCACCGTCCCCTCGCCCGGGGCGCCGGCGTCGGGACCGACGTCACGCTGCGGCACCGGGTGGGTCACGGCGGTGAGTCTAGGGTCCGGCGGGGTCGGGCGGGCCGGGTGGCGCGAGCGCCCGCCTAGCTCGCGCCGAGCCCGCCGGGATCCGCGCCACGGCGGCTCTGCGCGGTCGGGCTCCGCCCCCGTACGGGGACCCCCGATCCGGGGTCGATCGTCTCCTGGGCGCCCTCAGGGGCCGCTGCCGCGGACCGGGGTGGTGCTGGACGGCCCGGCGGCAGCCCTCGCTCGTGGGTGAACGGGTAGGATGTGACGTAGTTCAGGACGTCGTCGGTGGGCCACCCGGCCCTCGCGTGACGTCTGCCGCGACGTGCCGAACGAGCCGGGCCCCCAGCCCGGGTCCTCCGCGCGCGCCCGCGGCGATCCTCCGACCCAGGGAGACCTCCGCCAGTGCCCGACCAGGACGACACGCGCCAGCCCGACCAGCCCGAGGATCTCGCGAACGGCCCGCACGTCCTGCCGCCCTCGGCGACCGAGGCCCCGGACGACGACGTCACCGGCGGGCTCAGCGGTGACGAGGACGGCGTCGCCGGCGTCCCGCACCCCGACCTGGCCGCCGACGACGAGCGCTCCGACTTCGACATCGCGCGGCTGCGCGCCTCGAACGTCGACGAGGGCGTGTACGACTCCTCCTCGATCACCGTGCTCGAGGGTCTCGAGGCGGTCCGCAAGCGCCCCGGCATGTACATCGGCTCCACCGGCGAGCGCGGCCTGCACCACCTCGTCTACGAGGTCGTCGACAACTCCGTCGACGAGGCGCTGGCCGGCTACTGCGACACCATCGACGTCGCGATCCTGCCCGACGGGGGCGTCCGGGTGGTCGACAACGGGCGCGGCATCCCGGTCAAGGAGCACCCGACCGAGCACATCCCGGCCGTCACGCTCGCCCTGACCGTGCTGCACGCGGGCGGCAAGTTCGGCACCGGCGGCTACAAGGTG from Microlunatus sagamiharensis includes the following:
- a CDS encoding S-(hydroxymethyl)mycothiol dehydrogenase, giving the protein MPQQVQGIIARSKGAPVEKVTINVPDAGPGEAVVRVLTCGVCHTDLHYREGGIGDDYPYLLGHEAAGIVEQVGDDVRDLEPGDYVILNWRAVCGTCRACRRGRPWYCFNTFNATQKMTLEDGTELSPALGIGAFIDKTLVAAGQCTKVDPRARPAAAGLLGCGVMAGLGAAINTGGVTRGDSVAVIGCGGVGAAAIAGASLAGAGTIIAIDVDERKLAVARALGATEAVNAKDADAVEAMQALTGGFGPDVVIDAVGRPETWLQAFYGRDLAGTVVLVGVPTPDMKLELPLLDVFGRGGSLKSSWYGDCLPDRDFPMLIDLYLQGRLPLDTFVTEEIGIDDVDEAFLRMKTGDVLRSVVVLDDTSPVAIGGRTNSPATDEVGA
- a CDS encoding low molecular weight protein-tyrosine-phosphatase, whose translation is MTASSGSTGSGPVRVVFVCWGNICRSPIAERVAERMAADAGLEGVEFTSAATSREEIGAPIDPRARRVLSAHGYRADDHAAHQVTADEIAGADLVIAAEPIHVDRMLRIAPDADNLSLLSDFDPQAPEGSGLPDPWYGGPEGFEETLAAVEAAVPGVLDEVRRLGARTR
- a CDS encoding phage holin family protein; this encodes MRFLLRLVANAAALAVATWLLAGIQLTASGTGDKVLVLLVVALIFGVVNAVVKPVFTAVTACIVLLTLGLFLLVINALMLLLTSWVAGQIGIGWYVDGFWTALLGAIIVSVVSFVLNAFLPDRNQPPRRLRGTRA
- a CDS encoding DUF4352 domain-containing protein, which gives rise to MSATPASPRTGPRTVGRSRVVGVVLAILLVTLAAVAYRLSDPGASEQYASSDLVRAPLDVATGYQSGRVVVSDVRVASELTEGDDTFRTEGLFVVVHLAVQAPGRDEVTVSGSRLLSREGTTYRPAFSLGTITKAEPGFETSRDLVFEVDPARIDGLTLELWDQGLTYRYFDRTQTPLGITAANAAQWREAGTGRTVEVLRDDLVQALA
- a CDS encoding NAD-dependent epimerase/dehydratase family protein, which encodes MHIVVTGGSGKLGGVVVEHLLSLGHQVTNVDAKPVPDGGLGAGARFLRIDLTDYGQVVEALTGIDDAYTSVDAVVHLAAIPAPGLTANAATFGNNVPSTFHVFQAAKLAGIHKVVWASSETVLGLPFDAPPAYVPVDEAVHEPNSTYSLGKVVEEAMAAQFCRWDPGLSMVGLRFSNVMRVEDYADFGGYTADQRRFNLWSYIDARDAAQAVELALAYEPRGMEVFVIASPDVVPHVPVEQLLRERFGEVEHTRELGEYESPLSIDKARSLLGYDPQHSWRDHTEQGA
- a CDS encoding aldo/keto reductase — translated: MDYVKLGSTGLDVSPICLGCMTYGDPARGNHAWSLPEDQSRPFFERAVEAGINFFDTADAYSDGSSEEITGRALKKLIPREDLVLATKVFNPMRPGRPNGRGLSRKAILTGIDASLTRLGMDHVDLYQIHRWDYGTPIEETMEALHDVVKSGKARYIGASSMYAWQFQKAQNIALTNGWTPFVTMQDHYNLLAREEEREMLPYCLDSGVGVIPWSPLARGKLTRAWDSETSRSETDEFGKTLYADTDREIVQAVLDVAQARGAAPASVALAWVMRHPAVSSPIVGASKPHHLDDALAAIDLELTDDEVATLEASYTPRDNSGFQ
- a CDS encoding MBL fold metallo-hydrolase, encoding MTARVDHTVTSGTFSLDGQTYDVDNNVWVVGDDAECVVIDAPHDVEAILGVVGTRRVVAIVCTHGHDDHVRFAPDLGHVTGAPVLLNPAESEVWHLTHDQDPDGELVDGQTIAVAGTSLQVIATPGHSPGGVCLYARDLGVLFTGDTLFNGGPGATGRSFSDKDVLVASIRERLFALPDDTVVKTGHGDDTTLGAERANV